The following coding sequences lie in one Deinococcus sp. YIM 134068 genomic window:
- a CDS encoding dipeptide/oligopeptide/nickel ABC transporter permease/ATP-binding protein, translating into MTVIPLNRTPKPKFNVGGLRFVLGSPRAATGAVLMLLMLLMGLFAPLLTPYDPTSLEFGAWLRPSAAHPLGTTALGQDVLAQVIYGVRLTLLIGFLSSLVATAIGTAVGLAAAYFGGRTDEIINTVINVFLVLPGLPLLIVASAFLRGGGTWAIILVIALTGWAFGARVLRGQAMALRGRDFVQSAIATGEGPGRIIFAEMLPNLLGLIAANFFSTALYAVLSEAFLSFIGIGDVGSVTWGTMLYWAQARGALLQGAWWWFVPPGLGIALLGTAFALLNFGIDEITNPKANHAGKATRVLRRGKGRGVAAQEPGAPLLAIRHLDAGYTTRTGPVRAVRDVSLDVKAGEFVGLAGESGCGKSTLAFAATRLLDPPGAVFGGEAVLDGRDLLAMTPEELRRVRWKDYSLVFQASMNILNPVLKVREQVYDAMQAHGVKDKTKLDARARELFRLVGIRESYLDAYPHQLSGGMKQRVVIAIALALEPKLVVMDEPTTALDVVVQRQILQEIDEVRRELGIAIIFITHDLSLLVEMSDRIAIMYAGEIVEEAPAREIYQNPKHPYTRRLMTAFPPLSGERERREGIPGRPPSLALELDYCPFFDRCPSRMPGTCDVKKPANVEVEPGHRVACFLHSPAVKEAAPREEGHALASD; encoded by the coding sequence GTGACCGTCATTCCCCTCAATCGCACGCCCAAGCCGAAGTTCAACGTGGGCGGGCTGCGCTTCGTGCTGGGTTCGCCGCGCGCCGCGACGGGCGCTGTCCTGATGCTGCTGATGCTGCTGATGGGCCTTTTCGCGCCGCTGCTCACGCCGTATGACCCCACCTCGCTGGAATTCGGCGCGTGGCTGAGGCCCTCGGCGGCGCATCCGCTGGGCACCACGGCGCTGGGGCAGGACGTGCTCGCACAGGTAATCTACGGGGTGCGGCTCACGCTGCTGATCGGCTTCCTGTCGAGCCTGGTCGCCACCGCCATCGGCACGGCGGTGGGGCTGGCCGCCGCCTACTTCGGCGGGCGCACCGACGAGATCATCAACACGGTCATCAACGTCTTTCTCGTGCTGCCGGGCCTGCCGCTCCTGATCGTGGCGAGCGCTTTTTTGCGCGGCGGGGGCACCTGGGCGATCATCCTCGTGATCGCGCTGACGGGCTGGGCCTTCGGGGCGCGGGTGCTGCGCGGGCAGGCGATGGCGCTGCGGGGCCGCGACTTCGTGCAGTCGGCCATCGCCACGGGCGAGGGACCGGGCCGCATCATCTTCGCGGAGATGCTGCCCAACCTGCTGGGCCTGATCGCCGCCAACTTCTTCTCCACCGCCCTGTACGCGGTGCTGAGCGAGGCCTTCTTGTCCTTCATCGGGATCGGCGACGTGGGCAGCGTCACCTGGGGCACGATGCTGTACTGGGCACAGGCGCGCGGCGCACTCCTCCAGGGGGCGTGGTGGTGGTTCGTGCCGCCCGGCCTGGGCATCGCGCTGCTGGGCACCGCCTTCGCGCTGTTGAACTTCGGCATCGACGAGATCACGAACCCCAAGGCCAACCACGCGGGCAAGGCGACGCGGGTGCTGCGGCGCGGCAAGGGTCGCGGAGTGGCGGCACAGGAGCCGGGTGCCCCGCTGCTCGCCATCCGGCACCTCGACGCGGGGTACACGACGCGGACGGGGCCGGTGCGCGCGGTGCGGGACGTGTCGCTGGACGTGAAGGCCGGGGAGTTCGTCGGCCTGGCGGGCGAGTCGGGCTGCGGCAAGTCCACGCTGGCGTTCGCGGCAACCCGGCTGCTCGACCCACCCGGTGCCGTCTTCGGCGGCGAGGCGGTGCTGGACGGCAGGGACCTGCTCGCCATGACGCCCGAGGAGCTGCGGCGGGTGCGCTGGAAGGACTATTCCCTCGTCTTCCAGGCGAGCATGAACATCCTCAACCCGGTCCTCAAGGTGCGCGAGCAGGTGTACGACGCGATGCAGGCGCACGGGGTGAAGGACAAGACGAAGCTGGATGCCCGCGCCCGCGAACTCTTCCGCCTCGTCGGCATCCGCGAGAGCTACCTCGACGCGTACCCACACCAGCTCTCGGGCGGGATGAAGCAGCGGGTGGTGATCGCCATCGCGCTGGCGCTGGAACCCAAGCTGGTCGTGATGGACGAGCCGACGACGGCGCTGGACGTGGTGGTGCAGCGGCAAATCCTGCAGGAGATCGACGAGGTACGGCGGGAGCTGGGCATCGCCATCATCTTCATCACGCACGACCTCTCGCTGCTGGTCGAGATGAGCGACCGCATCGCCATCATGTACGCGGGCGAGATCGTGGAGGAGGCCCCCGCGCGGGAGATTTACCAGAATCCCAAGCACCCGTACACGCGGCGGCTGATGACGGCCTTCCCGCCCCTGTCGGGCGAGCGCGAGCGGCGCGAGGGCATTCCGGGCCGCCCGCCGTCGCTGGCGCTGGAGCTGGATTACTGCCCCTTCTTCGACCGCTGCCCGTCGCGGATGCCGGGCACGTGTGACGTGAAGAAGCCCGCCAACGTGGAGGTCGAGCCGGGCCACCGGGTCGCGTGCTTCCTGCACTCGCCCGCCGTGAAGGAAGCGGCACCCAGAGAGGAGGGCCATGCTCTCGCCAGCGACTGA
- a CDS encoding glycoside hydrolase family 3 N-terminal domain-containing protein produces the protein MPARDALDPRQLLTVSLPMHPLGAAERRFFERHPVGGVCLFRGSLTELEDVARLVVGLRDVLGPDLLVSIDQEGGSVVRLPGLPTSPGGRVLGEGDDPARTERISLGMARGLRSLGINVNFAPLLDVNTNPRNPVIGERAFGETPERVTRHGLAFLRGHHAAGVMAVAKHYPGHGDASVDSHLALPTVDRGEADLDAVELAPFRAAVGAGLESVMTAHLLLPRVAPEPATVSPRILSDLRSRLGFGGLVYTDALHMGALLDLYPQAESARRSIEAGADHALIFAPDLAGQEPVVRDFIAAPPSAGATARSLRRWRTALDRFPCPAPDLAALEEVLGDGALWRDIEDAARAAVSDEGGVRLPLPRDARVLALVPERSDGGAASDRVPLATELAALLREHFPASEVVPYDVEVPDLSEQVATFEAVVLFTARRVTLGEAEMGLAQQLTAHPRALHVNLWNPELSRDLPLPAVNTFGFQPASLRAAASHLAGGG, from the coding sequence ATGCCCGCCAGAGACGCGCTCGACCCACGCCAACTCCTCACGGTCAGCCTGCCCATGCACCCCCTCGGGGCGGCGGAGCGGCGCTTTTTCGAGCGGCATCCGGTCGGGGGGGTGTGCCTGTTTCGCGGCAGCCTGACCGAACTGGAGGACGTGGCGCGGCTCGTGGTAGGCCTGCGGGACGTGCTGGGGCCGGACCTCCTCGTGAGCATCGATCAGGAGGGCGGCTCGGTCGTGCGGCTGCCGGGGCTGCCCACGTCGCCGGGCGGGCGGGTGCTGGGTGAGGGGGACGATCCGGCGCGGACGGAACGCATCTCACTTGGGATGGCGCGGGGGCTGCGCTCACTCGGGATCAACGTCAACTTCGCGCCGCTGCTCGACGTGAACACCAACCCGCGCAATCCGGTGATCGGCGAGCGGGCGTTCGGGGAGACGCCGGAGCGCGTGACCCGCCACGGCCTCGCCTTCCTGCGCGGGCACCACGCGGCGGGGGTGATGGCGGTCGCCAAGCACTATCCCGGCCACGGGGACGCCAGCGTGGACTCGCACCTCGCCCTGCCGACGGTGGACCGGGGTGAGGCCGACCTCGACGCGGTGGAACTCGCGCCGTTCCGGGCGGCGGTGGGGGCGGGTCTCGAATCCGTCATGACCGCGCACCTGCTGCTCCCGCGCGTGGCCCCCGAACCCGCGACCGTCAGCCCCCGCATCCTGAGCGACCTGCGCTCCCGGCTGGGCTTCGGTGGGCTGGTGTATACCGACGCCCTGCACATGGGTGCCCTGCTCGACCTGTACCCGCAGGCCGAGTCGGCGCGGCGCAGCATCGAGGCGGGGGCCGACCACGCGCTGATCTTCGCCCCCGACCTCGCGGGGCAGGAACCCGTGGTGCGCGATTTCATCGCCGCGCCGCCGAGTGCCGGGGCGACGGCGCGCAGCCTGCGGCGCTGGCGGACGGCGCTGGACCGCTTCCCCTGCCCGGCCCCCGACCTCGCCGCGCTGGAGGAGGTGCTGGGTGACGGGGCGCTGTGGCGCGACATCGAGGACGCGGCCCGCGCCGCCGTGAGCGACGAGGGCGGGGTGCGGCTCCCCCTTCCACGCGACGCACGCGTGCTCGCCCTCGTGCCCGAGCGGTCGGACGGCGGCGCGGCGAGCGACCGGGTGCCGCTGGCAACAGAACTGGCCGCGCTGCTCCGGGAACACTTCCCGGCGAGTGAGGTCGTGCCCTACGACGTGGAGGTGCCCGACCTCAGCGAGCAGGTCGCCACATTCGAGGCCGTGGTCCTCTTCACCGCCCGCCGGGTCACGCTCGGGGAGGCGGAGATGGGGCTGGCACAGCAGCTCACCGCCCACCCCCGCGCCCTGCACGTCAACCTGTGGAATCCCGAACTCAGCCGCGACCTGCCGCTGCCCGCCGTGAATACCTTCGGCTTCCAGCCCGCCAGCCTGCGGGCCGCCGCCTCGCACCTCGCGGGTGGGGGTTGA
- a CDS encoding ABC transporter permease, giving the protein MPYLLRKFGILLFTLWVAVTLNFILPRLVPGNPIGAMIAKYQGRLDPQAVEALTKAYGLDNQGSLISQYFSYLGRLVQGDFGRSITQFPTPVSDIIATAAPWTLGLVGVTTVISFLIGSAFGLYSAWRRGGALADALPPVALFLNSMPYLWFALLLLYLLAFRLSLFPISGNLDPFLTAWTPEWWSSLLRHAMLPALTIIITSAGGWLITMRNNVMNVMGEDYLAFARAKGLSERRILNRYVLRNALLPSFTAFGIALGFVVGGAIATEIVFSYPGLGLYLYNAVVGLDYPLMQAIFLYIALAVLVANFIVDALYAVLDPRVRDGRTA; this is encoded by the coding sequence ATGCCCTATCTGCTTCGCAAGTTCGGCATCCTGCTGTTCACCCTGTGGGTGGCGGTGACGCTCAACTTCATCCTGCCGCGCCTCGTGCCGGGCAACCCCATCGGCGCGATGATCGCCAAGTACCAGGGACGCCTCGACCCGCAGGCGGTGGAGGCCCTCACCAAAGCCTACGGCCTCGACAATCAGGGCAGCCTGATCAGCCAGTACTTCTCGTACCTCGGGCGGCTGGTGCAGGGTGACTTCGGGCGCTCCATCACGCAGTTCCCGACGCCCGTGAGCGACATCATCGCGACGGCGGCCCCGTGGACCCTCGGACTGGTCGGCGTCACGACCGTCATCTCCTTCCTGATCGGCAGCGCCTTCGGGCTGTACTCCGCGTGGCGGCGCGGCGGCGCGTTGGCGGACGCCCTGCCGCCGGTCGCGCTGTTTCTCAACTCGATGCCGTACCTGTGGTTCGCGCTGCTGCTGCTGTACCTGCTCGCGTTCCGGCTCAGCCTCTTTCCCATCAGCGGCAACCTCGACCCCTTCCTGACCGCCTGGACGCCGGAGTGGTGGTCGTCGCTGCTGCGGCACGCCATGCTGCCCGCGCTGACGATCATCATCACGTCGGCGGGCGGCTGGCTGATCACCATGCGGAACAACGTGATGAACGTGATGGGGGAGGACTACCTCGCCTTCGCGCGGGCCAAGGGACTGTCCGAGCGCCGCATCCTGAACCGCTACGTGCTCAGGAACGCCCTCCTGCCGAGCTTCACCGCCTTCGGCATCGCCCTGGGCTTCGTGGTGGGCGGGGCCATCGCCACCGAGATCGTCTTCTCCTATCCGGGGCTGGGGCTGTACCTGTACAACGCGGTCGTCGGTCTCGACTACCCGCTGATGCAGGCGATCTTCCTGTACATCGCGCTGGCGGTCCTCGTCGCCAACTTCATCGTGGACGCGCTGTACGCGGTGCTGGACCCGCGTGTGCGTGACGGGAGGACCGCGTGA
- a CDS encoding ABC transporter substrate-binding protein: MTPILKLAAPLALLTAALGTYALAQQPRTTFTVVRAAQWGGQNLNPFSPADQHLQATNSAIYETLFYVNGLNGKVTNVLGTKYTWSKDNRTLTVATRPGVRWHDGRAFSAADVAFTFNYMKQYPALDLSGVWKNGLTGVRASGNTVTFTFNRANTPIFFYIANQAIVPQHLWSAVTDPVTYTNAKPVGTGPFTFDAYSQQAVRVLKNPTYWIKGQPYVDAVVWRATSGNDAALLQLLKNEADYGYVGIPDPKGGYASKGPNYQYWWPTNNSNFLYFNTTKAPFNDAAFRRAVAGAINTKDVALKAYSGVVGAAPASAVIPAQQSEWLPASMRGMTAKFDAAAADRALTAAGYRKNAQGVRLGKDGQPLPTYKILVGAGWTDFITMAQVIGDNLKRVGITTSIDQQQWSSYAGGLQTATYDMGVSWGWGNGPSPYYLFYSSFSPELSAAVGKTAPSNLSRYTNPALTQAIASYRSTSDPAAQEKAVATMVSTVMRDMPWVPLTDRAQFSLFNTSKFTNFPSAQNPYNDGSPDDVPGARLMYLNVKPK; this comes from the coding sequence ATGACGCCCATCCTCAAGCTCGCCGCCCCCCTCGCCCTGCTCACCGCCGCCCTGGGCACGTATGCCCTCGCCCAGCAGCCCAGGACGACCTTCACCGTCGTGCGCGCGGCCCAGTGGGGCGGGCAGAACCTCAACCCCTTCTCACCCGCCGACCAGCACCTCCAGGCGACCAACTCCGCGATCTACGAGACGCTGTTCTACGTCAACGGCCTCAACGGCAAGGTCACCAACGTCCTGGGCACGAAGTACACCTGGAGCAAGGACAACCGGACCCTCACCGTCGCGACCCGCCCCGGCGTGCGCTGGCACGACGGTCGGGCCTTCAGCGCCGCCGACGTGGCCTTTACCTTCAACTACATGAAGCAGTACCCGGCGCTCGACCTCAGCGGCGTCTGGAAGAACGGCCTCACGGGCGTCCGGGCGAGCGGCAACACCGTCACCTTCACCTTCAACCGTGCCAACACGCCGATCTTCTTCTACATCGCCAACCAGGCCATCGTGCCCCAGCACCTGTGGAGCGCCGTGACGGACCCGGTGACGTACACCAACGCCAAGCCGGTCGGCACCGGCCCCTTCACCTTCGACGCCTACAGCCAGCAGGCGGTGCGGGTGCTCAAGAATCCCACCTACTGGATCAAGGGGCAGCCGTACGTGGACGCGGTGGTGTGGCGCGCGACGAGCGGCAACGACGCCGCCCTGCTGCAACTGCTCAAGAACGAGGCCGACTACGGCTACGTCGGCATCCCCGACCCCAAGGGCGGCTACGCGTCGAAGGGGCCGAACTACCAGTACTGGTGGCCGACGAACAACTCGAACTTCCTGTACTTCAACACGACCAAAGCCCCCTTCAACGACGCGGCCTTCCGGCGCGCGGTCGCGGGGGCGATCAACACCAAGGACGTGGCCCTCAAGGCCTACTCGGGCGTGGTGGGCGCGGCCCCGGCGAGCGCGGTCATTCCCGCGCAGCAGAGCGAGTGGCTGCCCGCCAGCATGCGGGGCATGACGGCCAAGTTCGACGCCGCCGCCGCCGACCGGGCGCTGACCGCCGCCGGATACCGCAAGAACGCGCAGGGCGTCCGCCTGGGCAAGGACGGCCAGCCGCTGCCGACCTACAAGATTCTGGTGGGCGCGGGCTGGACCGACTTCATCACGATGGCGCAGGTGATCGGTGACAACCTCAAGCGGGTCGGCATCACCACCTCCATCGACCAGCAGCAGTGGAGCAGCTACGCGGGCGGCCTCCAGACCGCCACCTACGACATGGGCGTGAGCTGGGGCTGGGGCAACGGTCCCTCGCCGTACTACCTGTTCTACTCGTCGTTCTCGCCGGAACTCAGCGCGGCGGTGGGCAAGACCGCGCCCTCGAACCTCTCGCGCTACACCAACCCCGCCCTGACGCAGGCCATCGCCAGCTACCGCTCGACGAGCGATCCCGCCGCGCAGGAAAAGGCGGTCGCCACCATGGTCAGCACGGTGATGCGGGACATGCCGTGGGTGCCGCTGACCGACCGCGCGCAGTTCTCGCTGTTCAACACCTCCAAGTTCACGAACTTCCCGAGCGCGCAAAACCCCTACAACGACGGCAGCCCCGACGACGTGCCGGGTGCCCGGCTGATGTACCTCAACGTCAAGCCCAAGTAG
- a CDS encoding LacI family DNA-binding transcriptional regulator, with the protein MTEPAPISPIVPFSAPATLTDIARLAGVSRMTASNVINGKPGMSEATRLRVLRAVEETGYVANPAARVLAGRRTNLIGVLAPRYGVPYVTELLHGALAAAEDAGMNLAVFTTSGSPALERERAALLRTLADGVLLILPSGDEHQVFRDALPVVTAGSCTPLSVRGDNVHGGELVARHLLALGHRRVAYIRGPDTSPVYREESAARERGFLGGLRAGGVEVPPAYLAQGDFTEAGGEQAAGALLALSEPPTAIFAANDSTALGVLRAAERRGVRVPGELSVVGYDDVGAAARGRPPLTTVRQPLPEMGAAAVRRLLDLVRGLSPPPPPPFPTSLIVRHSTGPPP; encoded by the coding sequence TTGACGGAACCGGCCCCCATCTCCCCCATCGTCCCGTTCTCCGCGCCGGCGACCCTCACGGACATCGCGCGGCTGGCGGGCGTATCGAGGATGACGGCCTCGAACGTCATCAACGGCAAGCCCGGCATGTCCGAGGCGACCCGGCTGCGGGTGCTGCGGGCGGTCGAGGAGACGGGGTACGTGGCGAATCCGGCGGCGCGGGTGCTGGCGGGGCGGCGCACGAACCTGATCGGCGTGCTGGCCCCGCGCTACGGGGTGCCCTACGTGACCGAACTGCTGCACGGGGCGCTGGCCGCCGCCGAGGACGCGGGGATGAATCTGGCGGTCTTCACCACGTCGGGCAGCCCGGCGCTGGAGCGCGAGCGGGCGGCCCTGCTGCGGACCCTGGCGGACGGGGTGCTGCTCATCCTGCCCAGCGGCGACGAGCATCAGGTGTTTCGGGACGCCCTGCCGGTGGTCACGGCGGGGTCGTGTACCCCCCTCAGCGTGCGCGGCGACAACGTGCACGGCGGCGAACTCGTGGCGCGGCACCTGCTGGCGCTGGGCCACCGCCGGGTGGCGTACATCCGGGGGCCGGACACCTCCCCGGTCTACCGCGAGGAGTCGGCGGCGCGCGAGCGCGGCTTTCTGGGGGGGCTGCGGGCGGGCGGGGTGGAGGTGCCGCCCGCCTACCTCGCGCAGGGCGACTTTACCGAGGCGGGCGGCGAGCAGGCCGCCGGGGCGCTGCTGGCGCTGTCCGAGCCGCCCACGGCGATCTTCGCGGCCAACGACTCGACGGCGCTGGGGGTGCTGCGCGCCGCCGAGCGGCGGGGGGTGCGGGTGCCGGGCGAGCTGTCGGTCGTGGGCTACGACGACGTGGGGGCCGCCGCGCGGGGCCGCCCGCCCCTGACCACCGTGCGTCAGCCACTGCCCGAGATGGGGGCGGCGGCGGTGCGGCGGCTGCTCGACCTCGTGCGCGGCCTGTCGCCGCCGCCGCCGCCCCCCTTTCCCACCTCCCTGATCGTGCGCCACTCCACCGGGCCGCCCCCGTGA
- a CDS encoding family 4 glycosyl hydrolase, whose translation MARVKLAYIGGGSTRAPGTVASFIRQAESFAGSEIVLVDLDPERLDLVCRLAGRMIEARGADLHVSATTSREAALEGCDGVLSSFRPGGFEARALDERIPLSHGAIGQETQGAGGLFMALRALHVTRGLVEDMARLCPGATLFNYTNPVNIIAQAVADHSDVPVISLCEGPIVFPLEIAEMAGLDPRRVRATMVGLNHACWSVEAQYGGEPLLPLLERALEAGVGDPWARRMLHLAVTLGSLPASYMKYYFYEAEMGRELRGKATTRAEDILAEVPDYWAHYREQVQSTGPTLDPARSRGGIFELEVAVDVMDAMFNDRGEVWPCNVVNGGAIADFPSSRVVEVPCLVDRRGARPLSGFRVPPPVRGLLDALGEYQQLAADAGWHGTRQDALRALVSNPLVRTLPLAETLYAELAHAHRAHLPERLW comes from the coding sequence ATGGCCCGCGTCAAACTGGCATACATCGGCGGCGGCAGCACCCGCGCGCCCGGCACCGTCGCCTCCTTCATCCGGCAGGCGGAGAGTTTTGCGGGGTCGGAGATCGTCCTCGTGGACCTCGACCCTGAGCGGCTCGACCTCGTGTGTCGCCTCGCGGGGCGCATGATCGAGGCGCGGGGTGCCGACCTGCACGTGTCAGCCACGACCAGCCGCGAGGCCGCCCTGGAGGGCTGCGACGGGGTGCTGTCGAGCTTCCGGCCCGGCGGCTTCGAGGCCCGCGCGCTCGACGAGCGTATCCCGCTCTCCCACGGGGCCATCGGGCAGGAGACGCAGGGGGCGGGGGGCCTCTTCATGGCGCTGCGGGCGCTGCACGTCACACGCGGGCTGGTGGAGGACATGGCGCGGCTGTGCCCCGGTGCCACCCTCTTCAACTACACCAATCCGGTGAACATCATCGCGCAGGCGGTGGCCGACCATTCCGACGTGCCCGTGATCTCGCTGTGCGAGGGACCCATCGTCTTCCCGCTGGAGATCGCGGAGATGGCGGGCCTCGACCCCCGGAGGGTGCGCGCCACGATGGTCGGCCTCAACCACGCCTGCTGGAGCGTGGAGGCGCAGTATGGCGGCGAACCGCTGCTCCCCCTCCTCGAACGCGCGCTGGAGGCCGGCGTGGGGGACCCCTGGGCGCGCCGGATGCTGCACCTCGCCGTCACGCTGGGCAGCCTGCCCGCCTCGTACATGAAGTACTACTTCTACGAGGCCGAGATGGGGCGTGAGCTGCGAGGCAAGGCCACGACCCGCGCCGAGGACATCCTCGCGGAGGTGCCCGACTACTGGGCACACTACCGCGAGCAGGTGCAGTCCACGGGTCCCACCCTCGACCCGGCCCGCTCGCGCGGCGGCATCTTCGAGCTGGAGGTCGCCGTGGACGTGATGGACGCGATGTTCAACGACCGGGGCGAGGTGTGGCCCTGCAACGTGGTGAACGGCGGAGCCATCGCCGACTTTCCGAGCAGCCGGGTGGTGGAGGTCCCCTGCCTCGTGGACCGCCGGGGCGCGCGTCCGCTGTCGGGCTTCCGGGTGCCGCCCCCCGTGCGGGGCCTGCTGGACGCGCTGGGCGAGTATCAGCAGCTTGCGGCGGACGCGGGCTGGCACGGCACCCGTCAGGACGCCCTACGCGCGCTCGTGAGCAATCCCCTCGTGCGGACGCTGCCGCTGGCCGAGACGCTGTACGCCGAACTTGCCCACGCGCATCGCGCCCACCTGCCGGAGCGCCTGTGGTGA
- a CDS encoding glycoside hydrolase family 125 protein, whose amino-acid sequence MTHSSIQAAIADVTRAFAHRPDVARVFARCLPNTLETTVGPRGDGTTFVVTGDIPAMWLRDSTAQVWPYLGLCADDAELRDVLGGVIRQQARLLLADPYANAFNAEPSGAGHAGDEPPRYPLVWERKFELDSLCYPLRLAHRFWRGTGDAGPLRGDFEAAARTIVDVMRTEQDHEARSGYTFFRPGDVSPTDNLPNGGRGHPVARTGMVWSAFRPSDDACERGYHVPGNMMAVVELRHLAEIAREVWGDEGFAAEALALADEIERGIETHAALDHPTFGRMYAYETDGLGNHVLMDDANVPSLLAIPYLGYRPASDETYRNTRAFVLSHENPYFCTGTHAEGVGSPHTLAGRVWPLALAMRGLTATDAAERDAALDMLVRTTAGTDLMHESFHPDDPAVFTREWFGWANSLFSELVLRCLED is encoded by the coding sequence GTGACCCACTCCAGCATTCAAGCCGCCATCGCCGACGTAACGCGCGCCTTCGCCCACCGCCCGGACGTGGCGCGCGTCTTCGCCCGTTGCCTGCCCAACACCCTGGAGACGACCGTGGGGCCGCGCGGGGACGGCACGACCTTCGTGGTGACGGGCGACATCCCCGCGATGTGGCTGCGGGACAGCACGGCGCAGGTATGGCCGTACCTGGGGCTGTGCGCGGACGACGCGGAGTTGCGCGACGTGCTGGGCGGTGTGATTCGCCAGCAGGCCCGGCTCCTCCTGGCCGACCCCTACGCCAACGCCTTCAACGCGGAGCCGAGCGGCGCGGGCCACGCGGGCGACGAGCCGCCGCGCTATCCCCTCGTGTGGGAGCGCAAGTTCGAGCTGGACTCGCTGTGCTATCCCCTGCGCCTCGCGCACCGCTTCTGGCGGGGGACGGGCGACGCGGGGCCGCTGCGGGGCGACTTCGAGGCGGCGGCGCGCACGATCGTGGACGTGATGAGGACCGAGCAGGACCATGAGGCGCGCAGCGGGTACACCTTCTTCCGCCCCGGCGACGTTTCCCCCACCGACAACCTCCCGAACGGCGGGCGCGGCCACCCGGTCGCCCGCACGGGGATGGTGTGGTCCGCCTTTCGCCCCAGCGACGACGCCTGCGAGCGCGGCTACCACGTGCCCGGCAACATGATGGCGGTCGTCGAGCTGCGTCACCTCGCCGAGATTGCGCGGGAGGTGTGGGGGGACGAGGGTTTCGCGGCGGAGGCGCTGGCCCTCGCGGACGAGATCGAGCGCGGCATCGAGACCCACGCCGCCCTGGACCACCCCACCTTCGGGCGCATGTACGCCTATGAGACGGACGGCCTGGGGAACCACGTCCTGATGGACGACGCCAACGTGCCCAGCCTGCTCGCCATCCCGTACCTCGGCTACCGCCCCGCGAGTGACGAGACGTACCGCAACACGCGCGCCTTCGTCCTAAGCCACGAGAACCCGTATTTCTGCACGGGGACGCACGCCGAGGGCGTCGGCAGCCCGCACACGCTCGCCGGGCGCGTGTGGCCCCTCGCGCTCGCCATGCGTGGGCTGACGGCCACGGACGCCGCCGAGCGGGACGCCGCGCTGGACATGCTCGTGCGGACGACGGCGGGCACCGACCTCATGCACGAGAGCTTCCACCCGGACGACCCGGCGGTATTCACGCGCGAGTGGTTCGGCTGGGCGAACAGCCTGTTTTCCGAACTCGTGTTGAGGTGTCTGGAGGACTAG
- a CDS encoding ABC transporter ATP-binding protein: MLSPATDRNLTPTAGGGTPTAFEARGLTKVFKVGRAGKSVTAVNGVDLAIGRGEVLGLVGESGSGKSTIARLIGHLYEPTSGTMTLVGEDVPLRMGGARLRRFRKHVQMIFQDPYGSLNGLHTIGYILSRPLKLHGLARGRDVGEQVNALLERVGLSPGASYAAKKPHELSGGQRQRVVIARALAARPELILADEPTSALDVSIRLDIMNLLLDLRDQEGLSMLFITHDLAGARYMADRIAVMYTGYIVEVGPASRVIDAPQMPYTQLLKSAAPKPEAGLHPERIEARGEVPDLTNLPPGCPFEPRCPHARAVCKEGLPRMYDVGPGHQARCILHDPALAAQPPIHPQPEALA, encoded by the coding sequence ATGCTCTCGCCAGCGACTGATCGGAACTTGACGCCCACCGCCGGGGGAGGCACGCCCACCGCCTTCGAGGCGCGTGGTCTCACGAAGGTCTTCAAGGTCGGGCGCGCGGGCAAGAGCGTCACCGCCGTCAACGGGGTGGACCTCGCCATCGGGCGCGGGGAGGTGCTGGGTCTCGTGGGCGAGTCGGGGTCGGGCAAGAGCACCATCGCCCGGCTGATCGGCCACCTGTACGAGCCGACCTCGGGCACGATGACCCTGGTGGGCGAGGACGTGCCGTTGCGGATGGGCGGCGCGCGGCTGCGGCGATTCCGCAAGCACGTCCAGATGATCTTTCAGGACCCCTACGGCAGCCTCAACGGGCTGCACACCATCGGCTACATCCTGTCGCGCCCCCTCAAACTGCACGGGTTGGCGCGGGGGCGGGACGTGGGCGAGCAGGTGAACGCCCTGCTGGAGCGGGTGGGCCTCTCCCCCGGCGCGAGCTACGCCGCCAAGAAGCCGCACGAACTCAGCGGCGGGCAGCGGCAGCGCGTGGTGATCGCCCGCGCCCTCGCCGCGCGCCCCGAACTGATCCTGGCGGACGAGCCGACCTCGGCGCTCGACGTGTCCATCCGGCTCGACATCATGAACCTGCTGCTCGACCTGCGCGACCAGGAGGGCTTATCCATGCTGTTCATCACCCACGACCTCGCGGGGGCGCGCTATATGGCCGACCGCATCGCGGTGATGTACACGGGCTACATCGTGGAGGTCGGCCCGGCGAGCCGGGTGATCGACGCGCCGCAGATGCCCTACACGCAACTCCTGAAGAGCGCGGCCCCCAAGCCCGAGGCGGGGCTGCACCCCGAGCGGATCGAGGCGCGCGGCGAGGTGCCCGACCTCACCAACCTGCCGCCCGGCTGCCCCTTCGAGCCACGCTGCCCGCACGCCCGCGCCGTGTGCAAGGAGGGATTGCCGAGGATGTACGACGTGGGGCCGGGCCACCAGGCCCGCTGCATTCTGCACGATCCGGCGCTCGCCGCTCAGCCGCCGATCCACCCCCAGCCGGAGGCGCTGGCATGA